In a genomic window of Nomascus leucogenys isolate Asia chromosome 4, Asia_NLE_v1, whole genome shotgun sequence:
- the IGHMBP2 gene encoding DNA-binding protein SMUBP-2 has protein sequence MLWLHADASRPKVTVRGDAAMAAAIFPQPRPETETTRTACVTHGPGGEHRSRCNTGPAQKREVAGSGLRSAVAMASAAVESFVTKQLDLLELERDAEVEERRSWQENICLKELQSRGVCLLKLQVSSQRTGLYGRLLVTFEPRRCGSAAALPSNSFTSGDIVGLYDAASESSQLATGILTRVTQKSVTVAFDESHDFQLSLDRENSYRLLKLANDVTYRRLKKALIALKKYHSGPASSLIEVLFGRSAPSPASEIHPLTFFNTCLDTSQKEAVSFALSQKELAIIHGPPGTGKTTTVVEIILQAVKQGLKVLCCAPSNIAVDNLVERLALCKQRILRLGHPARLLESIQQHSLDAVLARSDSAQIVADIRKDIDQVFVKNKKTQDKREKSNFRNEIKLLRKELKEREEAAMLESLTSANVVLATNTGASADGPLKLLPESHFDVVVIDECAQALEASCWIPLLKARKCILAGDHKQLPPTTVSHKAALAGLSLSLMERLAEEYGARVVRTLTVQYRMHQAIMRWASDTMYLGQLTAHPSVAGHLLRDLPGVAATEETGVPLLLVDTAGCGLFELEEEDEQSKGNPGEVRLVSLHIQALVDAGVPARDIAVVSPYNLQVDLLRQSLVHRHPELEIKSVDGFQGREKEAVILSFVRSNRKGEVGFLAEDRRINVAVTRARRHVAVICDSRTVNNHAFLKTLVEYFTQHGEVRTAFEYLDDIVPENYSHESSQGSSHAATKAQGPAASTRTGSQQQEGGQEPAAPARQGRKKPAGKSLASEAPSQPSLNGGSPEGVESQDGVDHFRAMIVEFMASKKMQLEFPPSLNSHDRLRVHQIAEEHGLRHDSSGEGKRRFITVSKRAPLAPRPPAAPGPPAALGPPAGTGGLAPLQPVPPSPAQTEQPPREQRGPDQPDLRTLHLERLQRVRSAQGQPTSKEQQSSGQQKLPEKKKKKAKGHPAIDLPTEEDFEALVSAAIKADNTCGFAKCTASVTTLGQFCQLCSRRYCLSHHLPEIHGCGERARAHARQRISREGVLYAGSGTKDRSLDPAKRAQLQRRLDKKLRELSNQRTSQRKERGT, from the exons CCAGCCGCCCTAAGGTGACCGTCAGGGGAGATGCTGCCATGGCCGCCGCCATCTTCCCGCAGCCTCGGCCGGAAACGGAAACGACGCGAACCGCGTGCGTAACGCACGGGCCCGGCGGGGAACACCGGTCCCGCTGTAACACCGGCCCGGCGCAGAAGCGGGAGGTCGCCGGCTCGGGGCTCAGGTCGGCGGTGGCGATGGCCTCGGCAGCTGTGGAGAGCTTCGTGACCAAGCAGCTGGACCTGCTGGAGCTCGAGAGAGACGCGGAGGTGGAGGAGCGCAG GTCCTGGCAGGAGAACATCTGTCTGAAAGAGCTCCAGAGCCGAGGCGTGTGTTTGCTGAAGCTGCAGGTATCCAGCCAGCGCACTGGGCTGTACGGACGGCTGCTGGTCACCTTTGAGCCCAGGCGATGCGGGTCCGCAGCAGCTCTTCCCAGTAACAGCTTTACTTCTG GTGATATAGTGGGCCTATACGATGCTGCTAGTGAGAGCAGTCAGCTGGCCACCGGGATCCTGACCCGGGTCACCCAGAAGTCGGTCACGGTGGCCTTTGATGAGTCCCATGATTTCCAGTTGAGCTTGGACCGAGAGAATTCCTACAGACTGTTAAAACTTGCCAATGATGTCACTTACAGGCGACTGAAAAA AGCCCTGATTGCTCTAAAGAAGTATCATTCTGGCCCAGCCTCCTCACTCATAGAAGTGCTCTTTGGCAGATCTGCTCCCAGTCCTGCTAGTGAAATAC ACCCGCTGACATTCTTCAACACCTGCCTGGACACCTCCCAGAAAGAAGCAGTTTCATTTGCGCTGTCGCAGAAAGAACTTGCCATCATCCATGGACCTCCTGGCACTGGGAAAACTACGACTGTGGTTGAGATAATTCTTCAAGCTGTGAAACAAGGCTTAAAG GTTCTGTGCTGCGCCCCCTCCAACATCGCCGTGGACAATCTGGTGGAGCGCCTGGCTCTGTGTAAGCAGCGGATTCTGCGCCTGGGGCACCCCGCCCGCCTCCTGGAGTCCATTCAGCAGCACTCCCTGGATGCGGTTTTAGCGCGGAGCGACAGTGCCCAGATTGTTGCAGATATCAGGAAGGACATCGACCAGGTCTTT gtgaaaaacaaaaagacccaggataagagagagaaaagtaatTTTCGAAATGAAATTAAGCTATTAAGAAAAGAactgaaggagagggaagaagcagCTATGCTCGAGAGCCTCACTTCGGCAAACGTGGTCCTTGCAACAAACACAG GTGCGTCTGCTGATGGCCCCCTGAAGTTGCTGCCTGAGAGCCACTTCGACGTGGTGGTCATTGACGAGTGTGCCCAGGCCCTCGAGGCGAGCTGCTGGATCCCCCTGCTGAAGGCCAGAAAGTGCATCCTGGCGGGCGATCACAAGCAGCTGCCCCCCACCACAGTCTCTCACAA GGCTGCGCTGGCAGGGCTGTCGCTCAGCCTGATGGAGCGCCTGGCCGAGGAGTACGGCGCGAGGGTGGTGCGGACACTGACGGTGCAGTACCGCATGCACCAGGCTATCATGCGCTGGGCCTCGGACACCATGTACCTCGGGCAGCTCACGGCCCACCCTTCCGTGGCGGGGCACCTCCTGAG GGACCTCCCAGGTGTGGCTGCCACAGAAGAGACGGGTGTGCCCCTGCTCCTGGTGGACACCGCTGGCTGCGGGCTGTttgagctggaggaggaggacgaACAATCGAAAGGGAACCCTG gCGAAGTCCGCCTCGTCAGTTTGCACATCCAGGCTCTGGTGGATGCTGGTGTTCCAGCCCGTGACATTGCTGTGGTCTCGCCATACAACCTCCAG GTGGACCTGCTCAGACAGAGCCTTGTGCACAGGCACCCCGAGCTTGAAATCAAGTCCGTCGATGGCTTCCAAGGCCGAGAGAAGGAGGCCGTGATACTGTCCTTCGTCAGGTCCAACAGGAAAG GTGAAGTTGGTTTTCTTGCTGAGGACCGGAGGATCAATGTGGCTGTCACTCGTGCCCGGCGCCACGTGGCGGTCATCTGTGACTCCCGTACTGTCAACAACCATGCATTTTTGAAGACCCTGGTGGAGTATTTCACACAGCATGGGGAAGTACGCACGGCCTTTGAGTATCTTGACGATATTGTCCCAGAAAACTATTCCCATGAGAGCTCCCAGGGTTCCAGCCATGCTGCCACcaaggcccagggccctgctgcgtCCACCAGGACTGGAAGCCAGCAGCAGGAGGGAGGCCAGGAGCCCGCAGCACCTGCCAGACAGGGCCGGAAGAAGCCGGCCGGGAAGTCTCTGGCCTCTGAAGCCCCATCTCAGCCCAGCCTCAACGGAGGCAGCCCGGAGGGAGTGGAGAGCCAAGACGGCGTGGACCACTTCCGGGCCATGATAGTGGAGTTCATGGCCAGCAAGAAGATGCAATTGGAGTTTCCTCCTTCCCTCAATTCCCACGACAGGCTGCGGGTCCACCAGATAGCCGAGGAGCACGGGCTGAGGCACGACAGTTccggggaagggaagaggaggttCATCACCGTGAGCAAGAGGGCCCCGCTGGCCCCGCGACCCCCAGCAGCCCCGGGACCCCCAGCAGCCCTGGGACCCCCAGCAGGGACCGGCGGCCTAGCCCCTCTCCAGCCAGTGCCCCCTAGTCCTGCGCAGACGGAGCAGCCTCCCAGGGAGCAGCGTGGCCCGGACCAGCCTGATCTGAGGACGCTGCACCTGGAGAGACTGCAGAGGGTCAGGAGTGCGCAGGGGCAGCCCACCAGCAAGGAGCAGCAGTCCTCAGGGCAGCAGAaacttccagaaaagaaaaagaaaaaagccaaag GACATCCAGCCATAGATCTGCCCACGGAGGAGGACTTTGAGGCCCTGGTTTCTGCTGCCATTAAGGCTGATAACACCTGTGGCTTTGCCAAGTGCACAGCCAGCGTCACAACCCTGGGCCAGTTCTGCCAGCTCTGCAGCCGCCGCTACTGCCTCAGCCACCACCTGCCCGAG ATCCATGGCTGCGGTGAGAGGGCTCGCGCCCATGCCCGGCAGAGAATCAGCCGGGAAGGGGTCCTCTATGCCGGCAG